GCTGCGAAAATATCATCTTATATGCAAAAATAACCACAATTGCAGATAACAGCGGAATAATAAGAGGTTTAAGAAAGAGTTTTTTGTTCATTTGACAGTAAATTCTATAACAATTACATGTCATTGTCAAAGATAGGTAAACGCAGAGTTTGCTTATCAATTTCAAAAAAACGCTATGTTCGCGGTTCTGCATTTCATTGCTTTTACTCTATCAAATAGTTAAAATCACAGTTAATAAATAACTTAATGAAGGATATAAATTATGGCTTACAAAGGTTTAATTGAGCATTACAGGCGCTTCTTGCCGGTTACCGACAAAACACAAATAATAACTTTGCTTGAAGGCAATACTCCGCTTATCCCAGCCCAAAACCTTGGAAATAAAATTGGTTTTGCAGGAAAGATATTTTTTAAATACGAGGGGCTAAACCCAACTGGTTCATTTAAAGACCGCGGTATGACAATGGCAGTAACAAAAGCCGTTGAAGAGGGTGCTAAGGCAATTATTTGCGCATCTACAGGCAATACATCTGCCGCCGCCGCCGCCTATGCGGCGCGTGCCCAAATACGCTGCATCGTTCTTATTCCAGATGGAAATATTGCTCTTGGCAAGCTTTCTCAAGCGGTTATGCACGGCGCCATGGTTATAGCCATAGACGGAAACTTTGATGTTGCCCTTAAAATGGTAAGAGAGTTAAGTGAAAAATACCCTATAACACTTGTAAATTCGGTTAACCCTTATAGAATAGAAGGCCAAAAAACAGCAGCTTTTGAAGTTTACGACGCTCTTGGCAAAGCGCCCGACTTTCAGTTTATGCCGGTTGGCAATGCCGGCAATATAACCGCTTATTGGAAGGGTTATAAAGAGTACGCTTCAATTTTTCCAAATTACGGTATGCCGAAGATGATGGGTTTTCAAGCGGCCGGTTCTGCCCCAATTGTACTTGGCAGGCCTATTGAAGACCCACAAACAATAGCTACCGCGATAAAGATAGGCAACCCTGCTTCGTGGCAGAGTGCTATTGCCGCAAGAGATGAGTCGGGTGGTGTAATTGACAGCGTAACCGACGATGAAATTTTAGAAGCATATAAACTTGTTGCCGCATGCGAAGGTGTTTACTGTGAGCCAGCTTCGGCGGCATCAATTGCGGGGCTTATAAAGTACACAAAAAATAATTATTTTAAGAAAAACTGTAAAAACCCGCTCCATACAAAAATTGTTTGCGTGCTCACAGGCCATGGGCTAAAAGACCCCGATAGAGCAATTGCCTGCGCGCCAAAACCGTTGCGTATGAAAGCCGATATAAATGAGCTTGTAAAAGCCATTAAAATATAATTGCAATACCCCTATCTTGTAACAATAATTGGCTATACAACAATACAATTATGAATAATAAACGCGATAAATGTTCTCTTACAACTTAGTCAGTCCGAGGCTAGACCTCGCCAAAGGCGGGGAAAGGGTTCAGCGCAGTCCCCCGTTGGCGGAACAAGCGACGACGAAACGGGAAAACCTAAGGTTTTCCGTTGTTAGCGGTTTGGCGAAATCATATTAGCCAAACCAAGTATGAGCTAAGTGAAATACTAAGTCCGCCTACAGGCGGGACGCGATATTAGGAGGAGCTTAAATGGAAGATTTAAAAAAACAGCAGGAAATTGCCATTGAAATTGACGATGTAACTGCACAGGGTGCTTACATAAACCTGGCAATGATTGGCCATTCAGAAAATGAGTTTATCCTAGATTTTATATTTGCCCAGCCACAGAACAAAAAAGCAAAAGTAAGAAGCCGCATAATTACATCGCCTGCCCATGTCAAAATGCTTGTTGCCGCATTAAAAGACAACATAGATAAATACGAAGCCCGCTTTGGCGAAATAAAAGCCCAAAACCAACAGCCAGGCGAGAAAAAAATAGGTTTTTATAATTAACAAACCGGCAAAAATAAATTATGCGCATTGAACTTATCTGCGTAGGAACCGAACTCCTTTGCGAAAAACTAAACACTAATGTTGCTTTAATTGGTGAGTTGTTGTCGCGCAACGCACTCTTGCTTAGCCGTTGCGTTAGTGTCGGCGATGATATAGCAGAAATAAAAGAGGCGTTTATTGGTGCCGCCAATAGAAGCGATGTGGTGTTACTTACCGGCGGGCTTGGCCCCACATTTGATGACCTTACAAGAGATGCCATTGCGCAGGCGCTTGGTAAAAAACTTATTATTAGCCAAGAGGCACTTTTACAAATAAATGCGTTCTTTACAAACAGGGGCATAAAAGATATACCAAAAAATAATCAAACTCAGGCACAGTTAATTGAAGGCGCGCAAATTCTTACAAACCATCTTGGCACCGCGCCTGGCCAGTATTTGGAAGCAAAAATAGGCAGCGGCTCAAAAGAAAAAATAGTGAAAGTTGTGCTTTTGCCGGGACCGCCGCGCGAGTTGTTGCCAATGTTTGAAGAAGTACTAATATCAAAGCTGAGGCCAAAAACTAAACAAACAAAAAAATCATTTGTTTTGCG
The window above is part of the Endomicrobiales bacterium genome. Proteins encoded here:
- the thrC gene encoding threonine synthase, encoding MAYKGLIEHYRRFLPVTDKTQIITLLEGNTPLIPAQNLGNKIGFAGKIFFKYEGLNPTGSFKDRGMTMAVTKAVEEGAKAIICASTGNTSAAAAAYAARAQIRCIVLIPDGNIALGKLSQAVMHGAMVIAIDGNFDVALKMVRELSEKYPITLVNSVNPYRIEGQKTAAFEVYDALGKAPDFQFMPVGNAGNITAYWKGYKEYASIFPNYGMPKMMGFQAAGSAPIVLGRPIEDPQTIATAIKIGNPASWQSAIAARDESGGVIDSVTDDEILEAYKLVAACEGVYCEPASAASIAGLIKYTKNNYFKKNCKNPLHTKIVCVLTGHGLKDPDRAIACAPKPLRMKADINELVKAIKI
- a CDS encoding DUF3467 domain-containing protein, coding for MEDLKKQQEIAIEIDDVTAQGAYINLAMIGHSENEFILDFIFAQPQNKKAKVRSRIITSPAHVKMLVAALKDNIDKYEARFGEIKAQNQQPGEKKIGFYN